The sequence CAAAAAATAGTTACTTAAATATAAAAAAATATGTTGACATGGGGGATGATCTAATATATTACTAGATGGTACCCCACACATTGCCGCGAGAATCTTGCTAGAAATGCATAAATGAATGCTAAATAAACAAAAAGTAGTGCGGGAGTATTTTGCATGACTTGGTTCCCTTAAAAAAGGGCATGCATGAGTTGATAAGTATCATGTTTTGCATGAATAAATGCAAAAAGTAAATTATAACTATGCGCATGACTTGGTGATGTGACATTATTGCATGAAGACGCGTTGTCGTGGGAATTTTGTTCAAAATGCATAACTGAATGCTAAATAAAAAACTAATATAAAAATATTTTGCATGACTTGGTTCTCTTAAGGTCATGCATGAGTTGACAAGGTGGCTTGTTTTGggtgaatacattaatgcagaaAGTAACTTGTGACTACATGCATGACTTGGTGGCATAGCATGGTTGTATTGAAGAGAAAAATAGATAGTGGGTTGCAACTATTTAGATTTATGTGCAAATCTTGTTAAAAATGCATACATCTTGGGATCTTGCATGTCTGTGCCTCGTGTTTTTTTGTTTTCAGGGCTTGTTGAGCTGCGCCCTCAGCATTAACCCAGATTGTACTTTGTGTTCTTGTGGactccttgtgtgtgtgtgtccctCCTTAAGAACGGCATGCATGAGTTGATAATGTGGGGTGTTTTGCATGAATAATTAATGCAAAAAGTAACTTGTGGCTACATGCATGACTTGATGATCTATTGGCAGCCCAATGCAGAGCAGGCGAGACAACGTTGGGTGGAAAGAAGCACTAGGGAGAAGAACTGTTCACTCGATAGGTTTATCGATAGAATGGTCATGGTTGAGCCACGCCCAACTTTTATTAATATTGTCATATTTCAATTAACATGACTCTTACAATGGTAAAATAAGTTGGCATCTTTCAAGCATATCCTAGTGTAAATTAAGATCATGAGCATCACATCACACAATAGATCAGCACAACACAACTGGTTAACTAAATGAAACCACCGATATAACTTTATGAAAGTTGTGACCCGGGCTGCGCTAGCTCAGTTCCAACCCGGTGGCTTGTGGTGGTTGTTCGGGCCCGAGGGCGCGTAGTCCTGCGTCTCCAGTGCCATCCTTGTACTGACGTTCACCGCATCATCTTCTGGGATCACTCTAGCCATGTCCATCTGAAATATATATCAAACAGAGATAGTGTCAGTGTATCACTATAATCAAACTTTTGATAGCTGAGTACGCCGAACCACATGAATCCCAAAGAACTAACAAATCTTTCCGGAAAAACTAACTAACACATCTAGCTATTCCATGAAGCATGAACAACCACGTTGCACTCTCCACACTTTGACAAACGCTACGGCAGGAAGTAAGCGAAACAATTAACAAAATCTCTATAGGTGCCAGACAAACTTGAGAAACGATCACTTGTTCAACAACAAGAAAATAGAAGTTACTATCTCTGTTCCACAATATATGTCATGAAAACATATATTAAATTTTACATTTTAACATTACTGCTGTTTTTAATGTAATTTCGTGTACAAAGATTTTGCTGTAAACACCCTTCAAACCTAATGAAGTCTAGAACAAAGCTCACTACCTTACATCTTTTCCACCCCCAAAAAATAACACTACCATACCTTTGGCTTAGGAGTGTTTTCTTTGACCCATGGCACCTGCTCACCGGCATGTTGCAAGGGCACCAGTCTCTGCACTCCTACACCCCAAAGGGAACGAATCAGATCATATAAGGATACAACATCTTAGGACCAGTTTTTGTACAGAGATGTGTGCCTTACTTGAGAGGGGTATAGCGTTGGAGGGAACCAAGAAGTAGAATGCCACCAAGGTGATAACTAGACAGAGGGGTGCTGAGCTCCTCATTGCACGCACCAGGCTGTTAAGTTCTCTTCTCTTGAACAATTGTACTGCCTCGACTGCTACCCTCAACCTCAATGGAAAATGGAATATGCGGGATCTCTGTTTGGTGTTCGTGCTTGCTGCCTTGGACCCCCTTTTATGGGCACATGTCATGCCGCCTAGATCACTCGTTTCTAGGTACCAAAGTCAAAAAGGTAGGGGTAATGGAAATTCACAAAGTCCAATGGGTGGAATTGGGCAGTAGCCAACCATTTTGCTGCCTTTCCCCACCTCCACTAGCTGTTGGAGTGCTCCCATTTGTCCACATCTCATCGTTCCGTTTGAAATTGGCAATTGCATGTCATTTGTTCGGAAGTTTATCTTCCGCCGTCTTGGTGCAACTACAAACAAGAAagaaagatagatagatagatagatagagagagagagagcttgggGTAAACTTCATTGTACGTGACATGTTTTTGAATTATATTATAGAGGTTAATCTGTTATAAACTAAGTAAAAACAAGTTGTCAAATGCGTGCACGATTCTTCTATAACTATTCCTATTAGGTTTAGGAAGCACTTTCAACTTAGCGGTGATCACTATCAGAAAAAATGGAACGGCTTTTCGATGGCAACATACACTTATTCTTCTGTATGGACACCAAATCATTggaattttctttttgtttttctacaGCTTAATCTATAAATGGGTATTCTACCACCCTTTAAATTTCCATCATCGAACTAGAATGTGCTAATAGAAAACAAAGAACACAATTTTAGCACAAAAAGAACACAAGTTTGCGAAGAAACATTCGTcagtttccttttcttttctgatttATGCCAAAGTAAATAGACGACTACATTGAGTGAATCTGAACATGACATCTAATGCATATGAAAAATAGACAACTGCGTGTCATCAAATCTATTCGGAGCCCTTCACAGCGGTCTGGTGTCAAAACCCAATGGTGAGTGCAAGGGATGCATATGCTACTTTTGCTGCGAACAGTATGCGCAATCCAATATGCACTGCCAAAATCTAGATATTTTGTTTGGAAAGTCTGTGGATCATCCATAGTGGGGCATGCACAAGCATGTGAACCACCGGCTGCAATTTCTTCAAGGCAGCAGTGGAAGTGGTGGATCCTCTTCGTTCATTTCAGACCCATAAAGCTTTTGTTTAATTCGGCGGTGGTGAGTGTAGTTAGTGTCCGAGATGAGTGCGGAACTGTTGTGGTGCTGCAAAAAGTTAGTCTCCATATAGTATCTGCAACATTTCGGCTGACCAATGCAAAGGCTTTTCGAACTTGGTTTTTTCTATTTAGAAAAAGCTAGAATGTGCGAGATGATTGGAGTTCATTGGTTCATGAAGTCAAGAATGGATAATGAGCCGGATAATTGGTGCCAGTTCATGAGTTTTCGTACTACTAGTATACATTGTACCCCACGTGCTAGTGGTACTGCTATGTCAACTTGAATATTCTAGTATGAGTACCATAGACTCGAGTCACTCAACATGAAGTCTGCTTCACGAAGTTCTTAATTTCTCCTTTATCTGAGTGCTTCATGGAGTACTAATAAATTGCATGACTACAAGTTTTAGTCGAAGTTAACTTTGCCACAATCAAGCTGAGTCTATAGCGTGTAGGTCGAGTAGATTAGTAAATTGTGGTAAGCCTCGTACGAAAATGTGAACTAAGGAACTTCTCAGCATCCAAGGTGGTCTCTAACTCTAAGAATGGTTGCCAACCAATTTGTGATTGGATGGTTAAGAGGACAGTTGTACCCCCAACCAGGGTTCAAGtcacggtgacttcgtaaaatctcaagatgatatgccggctcagtctcccAGATCTGCTCATAAGGATtgagtgtgcgtgtgtgcgtttataaAGATGAGTATACACGCGTCTATATATGAACGTTTGCGTCTATACTGTGTTTCAAAAAAACTGTAAGAATTGTTGTCTTTTCTCATGTCCTCcacccccctcccctcctcccccaaAAAATCAGTACAAATTTGTTAGAGGAACCCTAGCAGATTCATCATACTCTGAACCATTATCCATAATGATTTGAAGGTTGCCGGGCCTGTGCACAAACACAAATTCTCTAAATGGGCGGCCTCCATATTTGTTagtttatttattcttttttttgctcTTCTAATTTTATTTCAGTTTAAACAACATTTAATCCAACCAAACATTTCCTAATTTTCATCAAACACAATAAACATAATTAGCAACTATATGGGCAAAAGTCATCACATTACATATATTTTGTGACTTAAAAATGTCGTTAAGCAACATTTTCAAAATATACAATGTAGCTACTCGACATTGCTAGCTACAACTACCTACACTACTCAGCCGTGGCCACTGTCTAGTCCTCGTCCTCCCACTCTGAGTCTGACAACTCGTTGATGTAGGCGAAGTCGTCATCTCCCCCCTCGGAGCAATGACTGCGAGTTGttgctcctcctccttctccccttcgCGGTGGCGTGCGGCCGCTTAGAGCTCGCTTCTCCTCTTCGCGTCGACATGTGGCCAGTTAGAGCTCGCAGAGCTGCATCAGAACCCAGAGTGGGTCCTTGGGCTTGATCTCCGTCTCTAACTCTAGCTGGGCCTCGATGGGGACGGGGACGAACGAGACAAGGGGGCAGCGGGGCCTATGAATGTGTTGTTGGCTGGGATGATGGTGCCCGAGGTGCTAGAATAACAGCGCACAACGTGGAGCTGTCAGCCCCATGGGAAGTGCCCGATCCCCCACAGCCGCCGCCAGCTCCACGCGCGCCGTCGGAGGAGGACGGAGCGCCCACCACAACTAGTGTGTTGTGGAGAGAGTTTGCACCAACGGTGCCCAGCGTTTGGTACGAGAGGTTCTAGTCCGCCAGCACATTCAACCAAAAGGTTGCATTCCAGTGCGATGACATTGTCGCTGTAAGAAGGGGAGGTTGGCTAGGGGAGTAGGCAGCGGCTAGGGTTTTCATGATGGGAAGGATCGCCGCCGAGCTTTTATAGCCGGGGACGGCAAGTAGTTGATGTTGTGTGCCGTCCATCCGACGGACCACCATAGGAATCTGAGGGAGCGTCCGCGTCATTAATGGAGCAGTGGTTAGCAATCACCCCCTCACCGGTGATTACTTGTGTGCGTTGTGCGTGTATGGGCCTCAAGGAGCTTCTAAACCCGCCCATGCTACACAAAAGAAGAACATAAAACTTCCCTCCCGTTCCGACGGTTGGGTTTGGAGCAAGCTCTAATCGAGGCACCTACAACCTCCATATTTGGAGGCTACGATGTTGTTTTTTGAGCGAGCTCTGTAAACTTTGACTATCACGACGCATATAGCAACTATGCTAGAGTGCCCACCTTCGGGTCACATATAGTCGATGGCTATTTACCACTAGTTTTATGGACAATCCTGTTACGGTACCTATAATTGCACTAacggtgtgacgcccgggtaatcaagctacagtaaccctctgctaatgatgccacatcacttcgataattttcgctaatctcgtgttagttcggaaCCGATTTAAACTcatattcaaaatcaagcaaacaataaacgttttcaaaagtcaaaactaaaatgttctaaatgtgacaaataattcataagtaatgttggtggagaaaccacatttttataaaagttcTAAATGCATTTAATTAATTTAACAGTAGGTAAGACAAATACATAAAtgctttggtattttataaaatactaaactatattatttgggggttaaacctttttgtggtagaggtataattagtgttactttttaaggtacaacttttatgttttataaaactagaataaaataaaacagtaacagaaaagaaataaaatagaaaaacagaaaacaagcaaaaaaaagaagggaagaacccccccccctcacctgggccgactggcccagctggccaccgcgccccccccccttgggcctcaacCCATCTGGCctaccctggccggcccagctggacCGGCCCACCTCACCCCACCTCACCTACTAACCCACCCAGGAGACACCGAACCCTAACCCACTCCTCCCACTCCCCACGTCTCTCCTCTCCccgtcccgatctggatcgggtacgagcgccccctcccccccatCGACGAGCGCCCCCCTTCTCCCCCCCTCTGCCGCACGCCCCCGAGGGCGCCCCtggcgccgccgccccgaccacctcgccatcgccccgcgccgcccggcgaCCCTACCGCGGTGGACGAGCCACCTGCCGGCGACgaacccctctccctcgcgccgTGCCACGGCCTCTTCCTCACGGACCCCGCTATCGTCGCAATCACCTCgtcgccggacgccatcgccggcctgcttcctccccgTCGCCCGGTCGTCCCCGACCTTCTTCCTCGTCACCCACTGCCGCTTCCCTACCGGCCCTGTGAGCTCCCTCCCTTTCCCTCTCTGTCCCGAGCGACCATCACTGCGTCCGGGCCGCGCTCACCGCGACCGTCCGCGTCCCGCAACTCCACGCCGGCGCGCC comes from Triticum aestivum cultivar Chinese Spring chromosome 5B, IWGSC CS RefSeq v2.1, whole genome shotgun sequence and encodes:
- the LOC123116239 gene encoding uncharacterized protein, producing the protein MRSSAPLCLVITLVAFYFLVPSNAIPLSRVQRLVPLQHAGEQVPWVKENTPKPKMDMARVIPEDDAVNVSTRMALETQDYAPSGPNNHHKPPGWN